One window of Nocardia nova SH22a genomic DNA carries:
- the metK gene encoding methionine adenosyltransferase — MPTSGSRLFTSESVTEGHPDKICDAISDSILDALLTQDPHSRVAVETLVTTGQVHVAGEVTTEAYADIPTIVREKVLEIGYDSSAKGFDGASCGVNVAIGAQSPDIAQGVDHSHEARVGGSDDEIERQGAGDQGLMFGYATKETPELMPLPIALAHRLSRRLTEVRKSGVLPYLRPDGKTQVTIEYDGDRPVRLDTVVLSTQHAADIDLDNLLAPDIREKVVDAVLADLELPNPLDTSDIRLLVNPTGKFVLGGPMGDAGLTGRKIIVDTYGGMARHGGGAFSGKDPSKVDRSAAYAMRWVAKNVVAADLAERVEVQVAYAIGKAAPVGLFVETFGTEKVDPQEISKAISEVFDLRPGAIIRDLDLLRPIYAPTAAYGHFGRTDVDLPWERTDRADKLRAAAGR; from the coding sequence GTGCCAACGTCCGGCAGCCGGCTATTCACGAGTGAGTCCGTCACAGAGGGTCACCCGGACAAGATCTGTGATGCCATCAGCGATTCCATCCTCGACGCTCTGCTCACGCAGGATCCGCACAGCCGGGTTGCGGTCGAGACCCTGGTGACCACCGGCCAGGTGCATGTGGCCGGTGAGGTCACCACCGAGGCCTACGCCGACATCCCGACCATCGTGCGCGAGAAGGTGCTCGAGATCGGTTACGACTCCTCGGCGAAGGGATTCGACGGCGCGTCCTGCGGCGTGAACGTCGCCATCGGTGCCCAGTCGCCCGATATCGCCCAGGGTGTCGATCATTCCCACGAGGCCCGCGTCGGCGGCTCCGACGACGAGATCGAGCGTCAGGGCGCCGGTGACCAGGGCCTGATGTTCGGTTACGCCACCAAGGAGACCCCCGAGCTGATGCCGCTGCCGATCGCGCTCGCGCATCGGCTGTCGCGGCGGCTGACCGAGGTCCGCAAGTCCGGTGTGCTGCCGTATCTGCGTCCCGACGGCAAGACCCAGGTCACCATCGAATACGACGGTGATCGTCCGGTCCGCCTCGACACCGTCGTGCTGTCGACCCAGCACGCGGCCGATATCGATCTGGACAACCTGCTCGCGCCCGACATCCGGGAGAAGGTCGTCGACGCGGTGCTGGCCGATCTGGAACTGCCCAACCCGCTCGACACCTCCGACATCCGGCTGCTGGTCAACCCGACCGGCAAGTTCGTCCTCGGTGGCCCGATGGGTGACGCCGGTTTGACCGGCCGCAAGATCATCGTCGACACCTACGGCGGTATGGCCCGCCACGGCGGTGGCGCGTTCTCCGGTAAGGACCCGTCGAAGGTGGACCGTTCGGCCGCCTACGCCATGCGCTGGGTCGCCAAGAACGTGGTCGCCGCCGATCTGGCCGAGCGGGTCGAGGTCCAGGTCGCCTACGCGATCGGCAAGGCCGCTCCGGTGGGTCTGTTCGTCGAGACCTTCGGCACCGAGAAGGTGGATCCGCAGGAGATCTCCAAGGCGATCAGCGAGGTCTTCGACCTGCGTCCGGGCGCGATCATCCGGGATCTGGACCTGCTGCGGCCGATCTACGCGCCGACCGCCGCCTACGGTCACTTCGGCCGTACCGACGTGGACCTGCCCTGGGAGCGCACCGACCGCGCCGACAAGCTGCGCGCGGCCGCCGGTCGCTGA
- the coaBC gene encoding bifunctional phosphopantothenoylcysteine decarboxylase/phosphopantothenate--cysteine ligase CoaBC: MRIVVGVGGGIAAYKACSLVRKFTETGHDVRVIPTESALQFVGKATFEALSGNPVNTGVFADVPEVPHVRIGQEADLVVIAPATADLMARAASGRADDLLTATLLTARCPVVFAPAMHTEMWEHPATKANVATLRAHGATVMEPASGRLTGADTGPGRLPEPEEIFALTSLLLERADALPRDLEGRRVVISAGGTREPMDPVRFLGNRSSGKQGYAMARVAAQRGAQVTLIAGNTVGLEPPASVDVVQVTTAEQMGTAVDKHAVGADAVIMAAAVADFRPTNVAAAKIKKGAHEPNSIELTKNRDILAGLVQARRDGQLPGLAIVGFAAETGDEHGDVLTHARAKLARKGCDLLVVNAVGEGKAFEVDNNDGWLLGADGTEQSLDHGSKALLASRVLDALGPLLR, from the coding sequence ATGCGAATCGTTGTCGGCGTGGGCGGCGGGATCGCCGCCTACAAGGCGTGCTCGCTGGTACGCAAGTTCACCGAGACCGGGCACGACGTCCGGGTCATCCCCACCGAGTCCGCGCTGCAGTTCGTCGGTAAGGCCACCTTCGAGGCGTTGTCGGGCAATCCCGTGAACACCGGAGTGTTCGCCGATGTGCCCGAGGTGCCGCATGTGCGCATCGGCCAGGAGGCCGATCTGGTGGTCATCGCGCCCGCGACGGCCGATCTGATGGCGCGCGCCGCCTCCGGTCGCGCCGACGACCTGCTCACCGCCACGCTGCTCACCGCACGATGTCCGGTGGTGTTCGCACCCGCCATGCACACCGAGATGTGGGAGCACCCGGCGACGAAGGCCAATGTCGCCACGCTGCGCGCGCACGGCGCCACCGTGATGGAACCCGCCTCCGGGCGGCTCACCGGCGCCGACACCGGTCCGGGCCGGTTGCCCGAGCCGGAAGAGATCTTCGCGCTGACCTCCCTGCTGCTCGAGCGGGCCGATGCGCTGCCCCGGGATCTGGAGGGCAGGCGCGTGGTCATCTCCGCCGGGGGCACCCGCGAACCGATGGATCCGGTGCGGTTCCTCGGCAATCGCAGTTCCGGTAAGCAGGGGTACGCGATGGCGCGGGTCGCCGCCCAGCGCGGCGCCCAGGTCACCTTGATCGCGGGCAACACCGTCGGACTCGAGCCGCCCGCGTCGGTGGACGTGGTCCAGGTGACCACCGCCGAGCAGATGGGCACCGCGGTCGACAAGCACGCCGTCGGCGCGGACGCGGTCATCATGGCCGCCGCGGTCGCCGACTTCCGGCCCACCAACGTCGCCGCCGCGAAAATCAAAAAGGGTGCGCACGAACCGAATTCGATCGAGCTGACGAAGAATCGCGACATCCTGGCCGGACTGGTCCAGGCTCGTCGCGACGGGCAGCTGCCCGGGCTGGCGATCGTCGGATTCGCCGCCGAGACCGGTGACGAACACGGCGACGTCCTGACCCACGCACGGGCGAAACTGGCCCGTAAGGGCTGTGACCTGCTGGTTGTCAACGCGGTCGGAGAGGGCAAGGCCTTCGAGGTCGACAACAACGACGGCTGGCTGCTCGGCGCCGACGGCACCGAACAGTCACTCGACCACGGCTCCAAGGCATTGCTCGCGAGCCGGGTCCTCGACGCACTGGGCCCGCTGTTGCGCTGA
- a CDS encoding primosomal protein N' codes for MLPLLEPAHLDRDFDYSVPPEMDGPAQPGVRVRVRFSGRLVDGYILERLTRTEHSGKIQPLQRVVSGERVLTPEIVRLVSAVATRYAGTRADVLRLAIPPRHARTEAAEPKPVVLPDIPEEFPGWERYVHGGSFLSALRRGSGPRAAWQAMPGEDWARRLAELAATTVAGGRSAIIMVPDQRDLDRVAAECAVLVGDSVSGLSAGLGPAARYRRWLAVLHGTARVVVGTRSAVFAPVRDPGLLVVWDDGDDTYAEPRSPYPHAREVAMLRAHETGAAFVVGGFARTAEAQAMVESGWAHDLVADRKTLRAATPRIHAPGDSDIALERDPMARAIRIPGTAFAAARRALAAGDPVLVQVPRRGYVPALACAKCRTPARCRHCNGPLALPESNRGDARRGSGSRSGARRAAGGGGDGGRPGAETRTPDTSLAAGRSESPQSGVPLGHKASGDIAHSPSCRWCGKVEPAFRCGACGSRVLRAVVIGAQRTAEELGRAFPGVPIRGSGGSAVLDSVPEGAQVVVATIGAEPTAPDGYAVALLLDGWALLGRADLRAAEDALRRWMSAAALVRPQGEVLVMAEPSLPTVQALVRWDPIGHARHELAARVEVRFPPAVRLAALDGTTATIGELLDAAQLPDGVEVLGPVPLPPGARTPFSGDATPAEVERMILRIDRREGSALSRALAAALTVRSTHRSDGPLRVQIDPVDIG; via the coding sequence GTGCTGCCGCTGCTCGAACCCGCCCATCTCGACCGCGATTTCGACTACTCCGTGCCGCCGGAGATGGACGGGCCGGCGCAGCCCGGAGTTCGCGTGCGGGTGCGATTCTCGGGCCGTCTGGTCGACGGCTACATTCTCGAACGTCTCACGCGCACAGAGCATTCCGGAAAGATCCAGCCACTGCAGCGGGTGGTGTCCGGTGAGCGCGTACTGACCCCGGAGATCGTCCGCCTGGTGTCCGCGGTGGCGACACGTTACGCCGGGACCCGGGCCGATGTGCTGCGGCTCGCGATTCCGCCGCGACACGCGCGCACCGAGGCCGCGGAGCCGAAACCCGTTGTACTGCCCGATATCCCGGAGGAGTTCCCGGGCTGGGAACGGTATGTGCACGGCGGATCGTTCCTGTCCGCGCTGCGGCGCGGCAGTGGTCCGCGCGCGGCGTGGCAGGCGATGCCGGGTGAGGACTGGGCGCGGCGGCTGGCGGAACTGGCCGCCACCACGGTGGCGGGCGGTCGCAGTGCGATCATCATGGTGCCCGACCAACGCGATCTGGACCGCGTCGCGGCCGAATGCGCAGTGCTGGTGGGTGATTCGGTGTCCGGACTGTCGGCCGGTCTGGGTCCGGCGGCGCGGTACCGGCGCTGGCTCGCGGTCCTGCACGGAACGGCCCGGGTGGTGGTCGGAACCCGTAGCGCGGTGTTCGCGCCGGTACGCGATCCGGGTCTGCTCGTCGTGTGGGACGACGGTGACGACACCTACGCCGAACCGCGCTCGCCGTATCCGCACGCTCGCGAGGTCGCCATGCTGCGCGCGCACGAGACCGGTGCGGCGTTCGTGGTGGGCGGGTTCGCGCGAACCGCCGAAGCCCAGGCCATGGTCGAATCCGGATGGGCGCACGATCTGGTCGCGGATCGGAAGACATTGCGCGCCGCCACACCTCGTATCCATGCTCCCGGTGACAGCGATATCGCCCTCGAACGCGATCCGATGGCCCGCGCGATCCGCATCCCCGGCACCGCGTTCGCCGCGGCGCGCCGGGCGCTGGCCGCGGGCGATCCGGTGTTGGTGCAGGTGCCGCGGCGCGGGTACGTTCCCGCCCTGGCCTGTGCGAAATGCCGTACCCCGGCCCGTTGCCGCCACTGCAACGGTCCGCTCGCACTACCGGAGAGCAACCGAGGGGATGCCCGGCGCGGCAGCGGTTCTCGGTCCGGTGCGAGGCGGGCGGCCGGGGGAGGGGGTGACGGCGGGCGTCCCGGCGCCGAGACCCGAACTCCGGACACTTCCCTCGCAGCCGGACGGAGTGAATCGCCGCAGTCGGGAGTCCCGTTGGGGCACAAGGCATCCGGTGATATCGCCCACAGTCCCAGCTGCCGCTGGTGCGGCAAGGTGGAACCGGCCTTCCGCTGCGGCGCCTGCGGTTCGCGGGTGTTGCGCGCGGTGGTGATCGGCGCCCAGCGCACCGCGGAGGAACTGGGACGTGCCTTCCCGGGGGTGCCGATCCGCGGTTCGGGCGGTTCCGCGGTACTGGATTCGGTGCCCGAAGGCGCGCAGGTGGTCGTCGCGACCATCGGCGCCGAGCCCACCGCGCCGGACGGGTACGCGGTGGCGCTGCTGCTCGACGGCTGGGCGCTGCTCGGCCGTGCGGACCTGCGCGCCGCCGAGGACGCGCTGCGACGCTGGATGTCGGCGGCGGCCCTGGTCCGCCCCCAGGGCGAGGTGCTGGTCATGGCCGAACCGTCACTGCCGACGGTCCAGGCCCTGGTGCGCTGGGATCCGATCGGCCACGCCCGCCACGAACTCGCCGCGCGCGTCGAGGTCCGTTTCCCGCCCGCGGTCCGGCTCGCCGCCCTCGACGGCACCACCGCCACGATCGGCGAATTGCTCGATGCGGCACAGCTTCCGGACGGCGTCGAGGTCCTGGGGCCGGTACCCCTGCCGCCGGGCGCGCGCACCCCGTTCTCCGGCGATGCCACACCGGCGGAGGTCGAGCGCATGATCCTGCGCATCGACCGGCGCGAGGGTTCGGCCCTGTCACGCGCCCTCGCCGCCGCCCTGACCGTGCGCAGCACCCACCGCTCGGACGGCCCGCTACGAGTGCAGATCGACCCGGTCGACATCGGATAG
- the rpoZ gene encoding DNA-directed RNA polymerase subunit omega, giving the protein MSDTKTVPAYDTPVGLTNPPIDELLERTSSKYALVIYAAKRARQINDYYNQLGDGILEYVGPLVEPGLQEKPLSVAMREIHSDLLEHTEGE; this is encoded by the coding sequence GTGAGCGACACCAAGACCGTGCCCGCGTACGACACCCCGGTCGGCCTCACCAACCCGCCGATCGACGAGCTGCTCGAGCGCACCTCGTCCAAGTACGCGCTGGTCATCTACGCGGCCAAGCGCGCGCGTCAGATCAACGACTACTACAACCAGCTCGGCGACGGCATTCTCGAGTACGTCGGCCCGCTCGTCGAGCCGGGTCTGCAGGAGAAGCCGCTGTCGGTGGCGATGCGTGAGATCCACTCCGATCTGCTCGAGCACACCGAGGGCGAGTGA
- the mihF gene encoding integration host factor, actinobacterial type: MALPQLTDEQRAAALEKAAAARRARAELKERLKRGGTDLKTVLKDAESDEVLGKMKVSALLEALPKVGKVKAAEIMSELEIAPTRRLRGLGDRQRKALLAKFDFEA, encoded by the coding sequence GTGGCCCTTCCCCAGCTGACTGACGAGCAGCGCGCCGCTGCTCTGGAGAAGGCGGCTGCCGCTCGCCGCGCTCGGGCAGAGCTCAAGGAGCGCTTGAAGCGTGGCGGCACTGACCTGAAGACGGTCCTGAAGGACGCCGAGTCCGACGAGGTCCTCGGCAAGATGAAGGTATCCGCGCTGCTGGAGGCCCTGCCCAAGGTTGGCAAGGTCAAGGCGGCCGAGATCATGAGCGAGCTGGAGATCGCGCCGACCCGCCGCCTGCGGGGACTGGGCGACCGGCAGCGCAAGGCGCTGCTGGCGAAGTTCGACTTCGAAGCCTGA
- the carB gene encoding carbamoyl-phosphate synthase large subunit, which produces MPRRNDLQHILVIGSGPIVIGQACEFDYSGTQACRVLRSEGLRVSLVNSNPATIMTDPEFADSTYVEPITWEFVEKVIVAEKAKGTPVDALLATLGGQTALNTAVALHENGILEKYDVELIGADFEAIQRGEDRQKFKDIVAKVGGESARSKVCYTMDEVRETVAELGFPVVVRPSFTMGGLGSGMAYNDDDLDRIAGGGLAASPTANVLIEESILGWKEYELELMRDGRDNVVIVCSIENVDPMGVHTGDSVTVAPAMTLTDREYQKMRDLGIAILREVGVDTGGCNIQFAVDPRDGRLIVIEMNPRVSRSSALASKATGFPIAKIAAKLAIGYTLDEIVNDITKETPACFEPTLDYVVVKAPRFAFEKFPGADPTLTTTMKSVGEAMSLGRNFSEALGKVLRSLETKAAGFWTQPDGRWTDVAEVLADLRVPIEGRLYQVERALRLGASVEEVAEASGIDPWFVAEIAGLVELRGEIAQAPVLDEPLLRFAKHNGLSDRQIAALRPELAGEDGVRELRHRLGIRPVYKTVDTCAAEFEAKTPYHYSTYELDPAAESEVAPQPDREKVLILGSGPNRIGQGIEFDYSCVHAAQTLSEAGYETVMVNCNPETVSTDYDTADRLYFEPLTFEDVLEVYHSESESGRVAGVIVQLGGQTPLGLAQRLTDAGVPVVGTSAAAIDLAEDRGEFGQVLVAAGLPAPKYGTATTFAQAKEIAARIGYPVLVRPSYVLGGRGMEIVYDESSLEGYISRATELSPEHPVLVDRFLEDAIEIDVDALCDGEEVYLGGVMEHIEEAGIHSGDSACALPPITLGRSDIESVRRSTAALAQGIGVKGLLNVQYALKDDVLYVLEANPRASRTVPFVSKATGVQLAKAAARVMLGTSIAQLRKEGILPAEGDGGHAPMDAPVAVKEAVLQFHRFRRPDGTGVDSLLSPEMKSTGEVMGIDTDFGTAFAKSQSAAYGSLPTEGTVFVSIANRDKRAMVFPVKRLHDLGFRILATEGTAEMLRRNGIPCERVRKHSDPEFPAGSAGAADEAPVPSVVDQIKDGEIDIVFNTPYGNSGPRVDGYEIRTAAVGANIPCITTVQGAAAAVQGIEATIHGGIGVRSLQELHAVLRGHEER; this is translated from the coding sequence ATGCCACGCCGTAACGATCTGCAGCACATCCTGGTGATCGGGTCGGGCCCGATCGTCATCGGCCAGGCCTGCGAATTCGACTACTCCGGCACCCAGGCGTGCCGGGTGCTGCGGTCGGAGGGCCTGCGGGTCTCGCTGGTCAACTCCAACCCGGCCACGATCATGACCGACCCGGAATTCGCCGACTCGACCTACGTCGAGCCGATCACCTGGGAATTCGTCGAGAAGGTCATCGTCGCCGAGAAGGCCAAGGGCACGCCCGTCGATGCCCTGCTGGCCACCCTGGGCGGTCAGACCGCGCTCAACACGGCCGTCGCCCTGCACGAGAACGGGATCCTGGAGAAGTACGACGTCGAGCTGATCGGCGCCGACTTCGAGGCCATCCAGCGCGGTGAGGACCGGCAGAAGTTCAAGGACATCGTCGCGAAGGTCGGTGGCGAGTCCGCGCGGTCCAAGGTCTGCTACACCATGGACGAGGTCCGCGAGACCGTCGCCGAGCTCGGCTTCCCGGTCGTCGTGCGGCCGTCGTTCACCATGGGCGGACTGGGTTCCGGTATGGCCTACAACGACGACGACCTCGATCGGATCGCGGGCGGCGGCCTGGCCGCCTCGCCCACCGCGAACGTCCTCATCGAGGAATCCATCCTCGGCTGGAAGGAATACGAGCTCGAGCTGATGCGCGACGGCCGCGACAACGTGGTCATCGTCTGCTCGATCGAGAACGTGGACCCGATGGGTGTGCACACCGGTGACTCGGTGACCGTCGCCCCGGCCATGACGCTGACCGACCGCGAATATCAGAAGATGCGCGATCTGGGCATCGCCATCCTGCGCGAGGTCGGTGTCGACACCGGCGGCTGCAACATCCAGTTCGCGGTGGACCCGCGCGACGGCCGCTTGATCGTCATCGAGATGAACCCGCGCGTCTCGCGCTCGTCCGCACTCGCTTCGAAGGCAACGGGTTTCCCGATCGCCAAGATCGCCGCGAAACTGGCCATCGGCTACACCCTCGACGAGATCGTCAACGACATCACCAAGGAGACCCCGGCCTGCTTCGAGCCGACCCTGGACTATGTCGTGGTCAAGGCGCCGCGGTTCGCCTTCGAGAAGTTCCCGGGCGCCGACCCGACCCTGACGACCACGATGAAGTCGGTCGGTGAGGCGATGAGCCTGGGCCGCAACTTCTCCGAGGCGCTGGGCAAGGTGCTGCGCTCGCTCGAGACCAAGGCCGCCGGATTCTGGACCCAGCCGGACGGGCGCTGGACCGACGTCGCCGAGGTGCTCGCCGATCTGCGGGTTCCGATCGAGGGCAGGCTCTACCAGGTGGAGCGGGCGCTGCGGCTGGGCGCGAGTGTCGAAGAGGTCGCCGAGGCCTCCGGCATCGACCCGTGGTTCGTGGCCGAGATCGCCGGACTGGTCGAGCTGCGCGGTGAGATCGCGCAGGCGCCGGTCCTGGACGAGCCGCTGCTGCGGTTCGCCAAGCACAACGGCCTGTCCGATCGCCAGATCGCGGCGCTGCGCCCGGAACTCGCGGGTGAGGACGGGGTGCGCGAACTGCGCCACCGCCTCGGCATCCGGCCGGTGTACAAGACAGTGGACACCTGTGCCGCCGAATTCGAGGCCAAGACGCCGTACCACTACTCGACCTACGAACTCGATCCCGCCGCGGAGTCGGAGGTGGCGCCGCAGCCCGATCGGGAGAAGGTCCTGATCCTGGGCTCCGGTCCCAACCGCATCGGCCAGGGCATCGAATTCGACTACTCGTGCGTGCACGCGGCGCAGACGCTGTCGGAGGCGGGCTACGAGACCGTGATGGTCAACTGCAACCCGGAGACGGTGTCCACCGACTACGACACCGCCGATCGCCTCTACTTCGAGCCGCTGACCTTCGAGGACGTCCTCGAGGTCTACCACTCCGAATCCGAGTCGGGCCGGGTCGCCGGTGTGATCGTGCAGCTCGGCGGGCAGACCCCGCTGGGGCTGGCGCAGCGGCTCACCGACGCGGGCGTGCCCGTGGTCGGCACCTCCGCGGCGGCGATCGACCTGGCCGAGGACCGTGGCGAGTTCGGGCAGGTGCTGGTCGCGGCCGGTCTGCCCGCGCCGAAGTACGGCACCGCCACCACGTTCGCGCAGGCCAAGGAGATCGCGGCCCGGATCGGGTATCCGGTGCTGGTGCGGCCGTCCTACGTGCTCGGCGGGCGCGGTATGGAGATCGTGTACGACGAGTCCTCGCTCGAGGGCTACATCTCGCGCGCCACCGAACTGAGCCCCGAACATCCGGTGCTGGTCGACCGCTTCCTGGAAGACGCCATCGAGATCGACGTCGACGCGCTGTGCGACGGCGAGGAGGTCTACCTCGGCGGGGTCATGGAACACATCGAGGAGGCCGGTATCCACTCCGGCGACTCGGCGTGCGCCCTGCCGCCGATCACGCTGGGCCGCAGCGATATCGAGTCGGTGCGCCGCTCGACCGCCGCGCTGGCCCAGGGCATCGGGGTCAAGGGCCTGCTGAACGTGCAGTACGCGCTCAAGGACGATGTGCTGTACGTGCTCGAGGCCAATCCGCGGGCCAGCCGCACGGTGCCGTTCGTGTCCAAGGCCACCGGCGTGCAGCTGGCCAAGGCCGCCGCGCGAGTGATGCTGGGCACCAGCATCGCCCAGCTGCGCAAGGAGGGGATCCTCCCGGCCGAGGGCGACGGCGGACACGCGCCGATGGACGCCCCGGTCGCGGTCAAGGAGGCGGTGCTGCAGTTCCACCGGTTCCGCCGCCCGGACGGCACGGGCGTGGACTCGCTGCTCTCGCCGGAGATGAAGTCCACCGGCGAGGTGATGGGCATCGACACCGATTTCGGCACGGCCTTCGCCAAGAGTCAGTCCGCGGCCTACGGTTCGCTGCCCACCGAGGGCACCGTGTTCGTTTCGATCGCCAACCGTGACAAACGCGCGATGGTGTTCCCGGTGAAGCGCCTGCACGATCTCGGCTTCCGGATCCTGGCCACCGAGGGCACCGCGGAGATGTTGCGGCGCAACGGGATTCCGTGCGAGCGGGTGCGCAAGCACTCGGATCCCGAGTTCCCCGCGGGGAGCGCCGGCGCCGCGGATGAGGCGCCGGTGCCGTCGGTCGTCGACCAGATCAAGGACGGCGAGATCGACATCGTGTTCAACACGCCATACGGTAATTCCGGGCCCCGCGTCGACGGCTACGAAATTCGTACCGCGGCGGTGGGAGCCAATATTCCGTGCATCACGACGGTGCAGGGTGCGGCCGCGGCCGTACAGGGCATCGAAGCAACTATCCACGGCGGTATCGGTGTGCGATCTCTGCAGGAGCTGCACGCCGTACTGCGCGGCCACGAGGAGAGGTAG
- the gmk gene encoding guanylate kinase, protein MVEHTQKGRLVVLVGPSAVGKSTVVRCVRERLPELVFSVSATTRAPRPGEVDGRDYRFVTRADFDAMIEDGELLEWADIHGGLQRSGTPAAPVRAALAAGKPVLVEVDLVGARSVRAAMPEALLVFLAPPSWDELVARLTGRGTESPEVIERRLATARTELAACDEFDTVIVNDDVTTACEQLVSLFVSTNSR, encoded by the coding sequence GTGGTCGAACACACTCAGAAGGGTCGGCTGGTTGTACTGGTCGGCCCCTCGGCCGTAGGCAAGTCCACCGTGGTCCGCTGTGTCCGGGAACGACTGCCGGAACTGGTTTTCAGTGTGTCGGCCACCACCCGGGCCCCCCGGCCCGGTGAGGTCGACGGCCGTGACTACCGGTTCGTGACCCGTGCCGACTTCGACGCCATGATCGAAGACGGCGAACTGCTCGAATGGGCCGACATCCACGGCGGCCTGCAACGGTCGGGAACCCCGGCCGCACCGGTGAGGGCGGCGCTGGCCGCCGGGAAACCGGTGCTCGTGGAAGTGGACCTCGTCGGCGCCCGCTCGGTGCGAGCGGCGATGCCCGAGGCCCTGCTGGTCTTTCTGGCCCCGCCCAGCTGGGACGAACTCGTCGCCCGGCTCACCGGCCGCGGCACCGAATCACCCGAGGTGATCGAGCGCCGACTGGCCACCGCGCGGACCGAACTCGCCGCCTGTGACGAGTTCGACACAGTGATCGTGAACGACGACGTGACCACCGCCTGTGAGCAGTTGGTATCGTTGTTCGTTAGCACAAATTCGAGATGA
- the pyrF gene encoding orotidine-5'-phosphate decarboxylase: MTPFGARLAAAMAGLGPLCAGIDPHPQLLRDWGLGTDIEGLKRFADICVEVFAGRVALVKPQVAFFEEYGSGGIVVLEDTITALRSAGTLVLADAKRGDIGSTMAAYARAWLGDGPLASDAVTVSPYLGFGALDPAFESAQAAGRGVFVLAATSNPEAAVLQRSTAADGRTVAQTMIDEAADRNAGAEFGSVGVVIGATVTEPVDVSKLNGPILMPGVGAQGGGAESIRALIPAPHFASVVPNVSRELLGSGPSVAAMRTKMHKLADEFAFLQS; the protein is encoded by the coding sequence GTGACACCGTTCGGTGCGCGCCTGGCGGCGGCGATGGCCGGACTCGGCCCGCTGTGCGCCGGAATCGACCCGCATCCGCAGCTGCTGCGCGACTGGGGCCTCGGCACCGATATCGAGGGCCTGAAACGGTTCGCCGACATCTGCGTCGAGGTGTTCGCGGGCCGGGTGGCGCTGGTGAAGCCGCAGGTGGCCTTCTTCGAGGAGTACGGCTCCGGCGGAATCGTCGTCCTCGAGGACACCATCACCGCGCTGCGCTCGGCCGGGACGCTGGTGCTGGCCGACGCCAAGCGCGGTGACATCGGCTCGACGATGGCCGCCTACGCCCGCGCCTGGCTCGGTGACGGCCCGTTGGCCAGCGACGCGGTGACGGTGTCGCCGTATCTCGGATTCGGCGCGCTGGACCCGGCGTTCGAATCCGCGCAGGCCGCCGGTCGCGGCGTCTTCGTGCTGGCCGCCACCTCCAATCCGGAGGCCGCCGTGCTCCAGCGCAGTACCGCCGCGGACGGCCGCACGGTCGCGCAGACCATGATCGACGAGGCCGCCGACCGCAACGCCGGGGCCGAATTCGGCTCGGTCGGCGTCGTGATCGGGGCGACGGTCACCGAACCGGTCGACGTGAGCAAACTCAACGGGCCGATCCTCATGCCCGGTGTCGGCGCGCAGGGCGGGGGAGCGGAGAGCATCCGCGCGCTGATCCCCGCCCCGCACTTCGCGTCGGTGGTGCCGAACGTCTCGCGCGAACTGCTCGGCAGCGGCCCGTCGGTCGCCGCGATGCGCACGAAGATGCACAAACTCGCCGACGAGTTCGCCTTCCTGCAGTCCTGA